The Sedimentibacter sp. zth1 DNA segment CTCTATCTGACATACTTACGGCTTCAGGTATATCATGTGTAACTAAAATTGTTGTTTTTTTCTCTTTTCTAAGTATAGTACCCACATCGTTGCCAACTGATAATCTTGTTTGATAATCTAATGCTGAGAAAGGTTCATCTAACAACAATATATCAGGCTCAATAGCTAATGTTCTAGCTAATGCCGCCCGTTGTCTCATCCCTCCTGAAAGTTGTCTTGGATAATAATTCTCGAATTTTTCTAACCCATACTTTTCAAGCATTAATTTAACTTTATTTATGTTATCTTTTGATTTCTTGTTCTTAATTTCTAAACCTATAAGGCAGTTATTTAGTATTGTTCTCCATTCATATAATTGATCTTTTTGAAACATAAACCCTATATTATTACTCTCTATATAAACCTCACCATATGAAGGCTCCTCAAAGCCTGCAATTATAGAAAGAATTGTTGATTTCCCACATCCTGATGGACCAACAATAGATACTATTTCACCTTTTTTTACCTCTAGTGATATATTATCAATAGCTTTAGTCTCATTTACTATAGTATGATAGTACTTGCCTATATTTTTTAACTTACATACATATTCCACGTTATCCCCTCCACACAGCATAACATTGTATTAATATATTATTCGCTTGCAGCTATTAAGTTAATCTTTTTAGGCAAAAAAATTGGACCAAATGCTACCTTTCATTTGATCCAAATTTAAATAAAATACATAATAAATAGAGGGGGAATTCTTTATATTACTAATATACACTAAATTGTTAAATTTAAACATGATGATTGTTAAGTTTTTGTAACAATTGTTAGTGTGTATTAAATTCACTTGATAATAATGATATAATTCTAGAAGCCCACCATCTACCTTCATAGAAATAATTTTGTCTTAATAATCCGTCTTGATTAAATCCTAACTTGTCATATAAAGCTTTTTTCTTATGATCAAATTCATAAATTTCCGTCCAAATTTTATTAAGATTGAGTTCATTAAAGCCATAATCAAATAATAATTTACATGCTTCCTCTGCATATCCACAATCATCAATATAACATTCATCTATCCCAATATATAGTGAAAGATCCGCATATCTATGAACCCAGTTAATATAACACAAACCACAACATCCTATTAATTTTTTAGTACAATTATCAAATATAGAGAACATAATTGTATTTTTATCATTCACAACAGTATTTTCAAACCATTTATTTTGCATATTTTCATTTATATCTCTATATTCTCTGAAATACTTCCTAAATTCCGGAAGATTTCTCCACTCCATAAGTTGTTCCAAATCTTCTTTCTCAATAGCTTTTATTTTTACCTTATTTCCACTAATCATTCAACATCACCCCAAGTTATAGCTTCATCTGCATAAACATCCTTAACAAGACTTTTCCCAATTAATTTTTCTATATCATATGGTGGTATTTGACCATTTCTTATTGGTCTAAGAGGGAAAATATCTTCCTTAGTTAAAATATGTCCTTTTGAAAAGTTATATTTAAAATATAATGCCCTTCTTTGCACAACAGATGTTTCTTTTTCGTTACTTTCTATTTTTTTTATACCGTCACCTAATGCATTATATAATTTATTTGCTGAAATAACCATTTCGCACCAAGTAGTAGGATTCATTGAAAATTTATGGTCGGGACCAATTCTATTATTATCGTCAGTAAAATGTTTTTCTATAACTCTTGCTCCTAATGCAATTGCTCCTAAAACTGTTTCGTAGCCATATGTGTGATCTGATAAACCTAAAATCGCATTAGGAAACTTTTCTTTATAAGTCCTTAAAACATTTAAATTAATATAATTATAATTATCATCATTTGCTGTGTAGTTAGTATTACATTGCATCAATATTAGATTTTCATTATACATTTCTATTGTGTTTACAGCTCTTTCAACATCTTCAATGCTAGAAGCACCTGTCGCTAATAAAACTGGTTTACCTTTTTTGGCTATATATTCTACAATTTCTTTCCAGGTAATATCTCCAGAACCTATCTTAAAACAATTAGAATACTTATCAGCAATATCTACATTATGGAAATCATAAGGGCTTGTTAGATATTCGATTCCAACTTCTTCACACTTTTTCTTTAGTAATGGTGTCCAATCAACTGAAATACTTGCATCTTCATAAACATCATAAACTGATTTTTTCCAATTCTTTTGATGTGATAATTGTCCATTCATACTATCAAATCCATTACGACTAACGATAGTACTTGCTTTGAAATTTTGAAACTTGGCCGCATCAGCACCAGCTTCTTTAGCTAATTCAATTAATTTAAATGCTCTTTGTAAACTACCGTCGTGATTGGCTGCTATATCTGCAACAAAGTATGGCTTGTTAAGCATACTTATTTCTTTTTCTCCTATTTTAATAATTTTCATACATTTAAACTCCTTAAAAATTTATAATTTCTATATATTTCTTTATTATTAATCATGTATTGTTTCAGTTCTTTAATCATGCAGAAATAACTTTTTTGTATATAATCTATATCTTCCCTATTGGATTTTAAAGAATTATCAGTAAAATTATTTTCTATTTTATTAATTGTAATGTTTTTTAAATTAAATTCTTCTTTAACCATGCTTATAAAATCAGCTTTTGACATAGTTTGATTTGAGCATAAATGATAAACTCCACTTATTGGATTTCTAATAATTACTTCAATAAATTTAGCAAATTCTAAAGTAGTAACAGCATTAAATAGAGTATTTTTATATCCATTCACAACTGCATTTTGGTTAACGAACCAATTAAACAATCCAACACCATCATATAAATCCGGACCAACTATACTTGTTCTAATAGTTAGATTTTTGTCATCTATAAGTTCACCTAATATTTTAGTTTTGCCATAAAATGTATTAGAATCAGTTAAACTATCCTCGTCATAAGGCGCATTTAATCCTGAAAATACCCCATCAGAACTAACTTGTATTATACGAGTTTTAGTATTTTTCAATAACTCTGCAAGCTTATGTGGAAAATAAGAATTTAACATAATAGCATTAGTTTTATTTTCCTCACTTTTTTTCACTAATATAGCAGCACAATTAATTATATAATCAAAATCATAATTTAATATCATATTTAAACTTTTATTATCTAGAACATCAACTAATATAGTTTTTTCATTAACTTTTCTACTCTTTGATATATTAATTACATCATATCCCATATTTATTAAATATAAAGTGACCATATGTCCTAGCATACCACTAGATCCTATAACTAAAATTTTCATTATTATCTCCATTAATAAATCATTTTGTATTTTTTAATATATCGTAATCAATTATTTTTCTATTTAAATCATACCAATTATATAATTTTGCAATTGAATCGTCTATTAGACTAATCTTTACGTCAAATTCATTTTTAAGACGTATATTGCTTGCTGTATATGGTAAATTATGTCCATTCTTTAAAATATTTATCGGAAGTTCCTTGCCTGATATTTTCATAATTTTCTCAACTATATCAGTTAAACGTATTGTATTACCAGAAACTACATTATAATCATGATGTTTAGGTGTTGAAGATATAAACAGGTCTACAATATTAACTAAATCATCTATAAACATATAATCAAATTCACAATCCTGTCTTATACTTAATGGTAATTCAAAAATAGCCTTGCAACAAATATTTGAAATAAAGCAACTTCTCCAATTCTCATATGGACCAAAAACTCCAAATAATCTTAAGTTATATATATTTTTAGAATTTCTTGCTATCAAATTTGCATTATATTTAGATAATCCATAAGCATTATCTGGTATTTTTTGTCCGAACAATTCTTCTGAAACATCCTTTATTGGAAACCTTTTATCATATTCAGCACCTGAACCAAAGTATAATACTTTTTCTACTAAATTTGATATATTCTCTATATTTGCAGTCATTTTTATGTTTTTATATAGCTCTATATCCGGATTTATATCTCTCTTATTATATACAGCTGTATTAATTACAATATCTATTTCGTTTAATTTAATATATGTTATTAAATCATCAAGTTTACAAATATCCAGCTGTTTTGAAATAGGAATGTGAAAATTGTACTTATTTTTAAGCATTTTATAAATATTTGCTCCAATGAATCCGCTTCCACCTATTAATAGTATATTCTTCATATAATCACCTATATTAGCATATTTTCTTTTACTTCCTGCTCTGATAAAAATGGATACAAATTTTCTAATTTTGAAGATGAAAATGTTCCATCCTTATTAACAATAGTCATTGATTTTGGTATTTCATCAAAGTATACGGATGACATTACTTCACATAATACTGGTCTTTCATCATTCATAACTTGTTTTAAGACACCGTCTATTTGCTCATTGTTTTCAATTTTATAATAATCTAGTCCATATGTTTTTGCAACATCATTAACCTTAGGAAAGTTTAATCCTGATACTTCATTACAAGCTGTAAAATTACTTTTGAAGTTATTTTTTTGCATCATATA contains these protein-coding regions:
- a CDS encoding ABC transporter ATP-binding protein, producing the protein MEYVCKLKNIGKYYHTIVNETKAIDNISLEVKKGEIVSIVGPSGCGKSTILSIIAGFEEPSYGEVYIESNNIGFMFQKDQLYEWRTILNNCLIGLEIKNKKSKDNINKVKLMLEKYGLEKFENYYPRQLSGGMRQRAALARTLAIEPDILLLDEPFSALDYQTRLSVGNDVGTILRKEKKTTILVTHDIPEAVSMSDRVIVLTARPACIKKEFHIYFDLEDDERTPMNCRNNHKFGGYFNDIWKELELGE
- a CDS encoding GNAT family N-acetyltransferase, with the translated sequence MISGNKVKIKAIEKEDLEQLMEWRNLPEFRKYFREYRDINENMQNKWFENTVVNDKNTIMFSIFDNCTKKLIGCCGLCYINWVHRYADLSLYIGIDECYIDDCGYAEEACKLLFDYGFNELNLNKIWTEIYEFDHKKKALYDKLGFNQDGLLRQNYFYEGRWWASRIISLLSSEFNTH
- a CDS encoding N-acetylneuraminate synthase family protein, with the translated sequence MKIIKIGEKEISMLNKPYFVADIAANHDGSLQRAFKLIELAKEAGADAAKFQNFKASTIVSRNGFDSMNGQLSHQKNWKKSVYDVYEDASISVDWTPLLKKKCEEVGIEYLTSPYDFHNVDIADKYSNCFKIGSGDITWKEIVEYIAKKGKPVLLATGASSIEDVERAVNTIEMYNENLILMQCNTNYTANDDNYNYINLNVLRTYKEKFPNAILGLSDHTYGYETVLGAIALGARVIEKHFTDDNNRIGPDHKFSMNPTTWCEMVISANKLYNALGDGIKKIESNEKETSVVQRRALYFKYNFSKGHILTKEDIFPLRPIRNGQIPPYDIEKLIGKSLVKDVYADEAITWGDVE
- a CDS encoding SDR family oxidoreductase, whose product is MKILVIGSSGMLGHMVTLYLINMGYDVINISKSRKVNEKTILVDVLDNKSLNMILNYDFDYIINCAAILVKKSEENKTNAIMLNSYFPHKLAELLKNTKTRIIQVSSDGVFSGLNAPYDEDSLTDSNTFYGKTKILGELIDDKNLTIRTSIVGPDLYDGVGLFNWFVNQNAVVNGYKNTLFNAVTTLEFAKFIEVIIRNPISGVYHLCSNQTMSKADFISMVKEEFNLKNITINKIENNFTDNSLKSNREDIDYIQKSYFCMIKELKQYMINNKEIYRNYKFLRSLNV
- a CDS encoding NAD(P)-dependent oxidoreductase gives rise to the protein MKNILLIGGSGFIGANIYKMLKNKYNFHIPISKQLDICKLDDLITYIKLNEIDIVINTAVYNKRDINPDIELYKNIKMTANIENISNLVEKVLYFGSGAEYDKRFPIKDVSEELFGQKIPDNAYGLSKYNANLIARNSKNIYNLRLFGVFGPYENWRSCFISNICCKAIFELPLSIRQDCEFDYMFIDDLVNIVDLFISSTPKHHDYNVVSGNTIRLTDIVEKIMKISGKELPINILKNGHNLPYTASNIRLKNEFDVKISLIDDSIAKLYNWYDLNRKIIDYDILKNTK